The Deltaproteobacteria bacterium genome segment CATCTCGACAAGGAGGAATTTGAAAAAAGCGTTCCCTCTGAGAAAGGGGAGATTGCTGTAAAAGGGGGCGATTTTGTTGATGAAGCGGTTCATATGTCCGAAGATATGCCCGTGAAATTGGTGGCTGTATTGGGGAAGAAAAATATTTTGCTCAAAGATTTGCTTCGTCTCAAAGTGGGGCAGTCGATCGATTTGGAAAGGGCCCCCAACGAATTTGTCGATTTGATGGCCAACGGGAAACTGGTGGCCAGAGGGGAATTAGTCGAGATTGACGGAAAATTAGGTGTGCGCATCA includes the following:
- a CDS encoding FliM/FliN family flagellar motor switch protein, with product HLDKEEFEKSVPSEKGEIAVKGGDFVDEAVHMSEDMPVKLVAVLGKKNILLKDLLRLKVGQSIDLERAPNEFVDLMANGKLVARGELVEIDGKLGVRIIKMLK